A segment of the Arachis hypogaea cultivar Tifrunner chromosome 5, arahy.Tifrunner.gnm2.J5K5, whole genome shotgun sequence genome:
atctcatctatatattctcaaattaaaaatttattttttaatatcaaaatttaaaaactaaattttctaTAACACAATTTAATATAAAACATAactcaatatataaaaaaaaaattcaatgtcAATAATTCCAAACATAATTCTATAATATTGCTCTACATAACTATATAAAAGAATAGAGAAATACttcaataatcaaataaaaaaggcAAAACATTGATTAATAGAAGCTGAGCTCAATCCAAGTTTGGCTTCACAAAAGCTTTAACATTCATACATAGATAACAATTAAACTTATAAAAAACGTATAGCGTAAATAATGAAATATGCATAGTTGTAACACTTGTCTAAATAGGAGCTTTTTTCATGTACAAATATAAAGGTCTCATGAAGAAAATTACAAGTTTTTCGGCCATCATCTTCAAATTGAATCCTATAATAATAAGTACAATGAATAAATATGCAAGTAAAATTGACATATTCGTATAAATACACAAACagaataaataagtaaaaatCTGATATCATCAGTTGTGACAAAAAAAAAGCATAATAGTAACAAAATTTATAATGTCTTCTGCTGTTGAAACTAATCTTTCAAATTTCAATCACTAAAAAACATCTAATAAAAAAGACAATGGGTGTAATAAACTTGGTTCTAAAGTTTAAATCCATTTAATTCtgaaaaaaattacaacaaaacAGATGGTACATGCATCagtgcataataataataataagactaaataataacaaaagtGGTAGACATTGAAACAAACAAACTCAAGAAAAGGATACTATATAACAGGCGGGGAACAAAAGACTTTATGCAACCTTAATTGTGGGATAATTACTTGAATCCTATTAGTAGTTCTGCTTTAAACTGATTAGAAGTTAACATTGAAGCTACTGGAATAACCTGCCAAAATGTGTTGTTCAAacatgtaattttaaaattaaaaataagaaaggtaacatgaaaaaaaaaatttgcttgAATGGTTTCATAACTAGGAACCGGTAACAGTGCATTAAAATATAGTTTTCAATGATAACTGAGCTAAAAACTTTATATTCTTTAAACTTGATGCATTGTATATATTATTTGCACATGAACACTTGCAGAAATATCTTTACTAAACAGTCTTACCCTTTTATAATAGACTGATATTAGCTCTTGAGAAACATAAAGTTTTTCTTCGTTACTTATCACTGGATCACAAACTGACAatgaaacacaaattttttaattaactgaAGATATacaattttgtttatatatataaaagaatatatattttcaataatttttaattaaactttTTCCTTTTATAATAGTTTTAAAATATACTTTAAGATATGTGTCATAGCAAAAGTCATTGGCATTAACTCAATAACGGTTATAATAATCGTGTACCCACTTATTATGAAGCAGACAACTAATTAAGAGAACACAAATAAAAACATACACAAAATCAAATGGCCTACTTAAAACTGATCCTTAAATTTCAAAGGGGGAAAACCCTATTCCCTTGTGGCATTTATCCTTGGTCAGAAATGAAAATTGATTAGGGCTTGGCTTTTATTGGTACAGCAGTATAGTAaggtaaaaaggaaaaaaaaaaaagtcacacAAGATTACAAAATCACAGTGGATAGTAGTAATGGCTACATTGTTCTATGTAGCGTTAGCATGCATAGCATGCACTCCCATTATTTACTATACgttattatttattcattaatGAATTAATTTTCTGAATCCACATCTTCTCATAAATAAGAGACAAAACAATTAACAGGAGGTTCTGGATTTTGCAGCAAAGGGTAGGCCCTCCACATCCAACAAAAAGGGTAGaaataattattaatcaataATTATAACATAGCTTTGAAATTCTATACTATTATGTATTAGTAACTTGTCTCAGCCGTGACAAAATTGCACTACTAGATATCTACCTAGCTTAGCTAACTCGAGAATTGAGTCATATTCCAATTCCACCATTAATGACAAAGAGGGGCTAATAGAACAGAGAGAAGGCCCACACATACACATGGTGATGGATGCAAAGGACTACTAAGGACAATAACCTTCTCCAACATCAATTTAATCCAAATAAATGGGTATGGACCATGCAAGTAAGATTCCTAGTAGGGAAcaccatatatatattttttattttcttcaactTGTTGCtatgttatattatatatgtgcTGTATGTCAACTTTGCATTTCAATGGATCATATTGTATCTGGTGAATATGTGCAAAATCTggtaatttttcttcttctcttgaaAACAAAAGTTCAGTCAATTTACAGAGAGAAGCCAAAAATAATGATATGgggcatatatataataatgaaCTGAGAAACTTTAAAGAAATTCAGGtagcaataaaaaatataaaggaAAGGTTTTACATATTGCATTTgactatatatttatttatgttctACTTTgccaaaaaatattattatttttagtcagtTTTTTACCATCagcaataatttatatttatatttacagaaattttatatataaaaaacataTAATTTGCTTATATATTTATCAGATTTTACgcacataaattaatataatttgcattcatattttttaaaatttatacacataaattaataaaaattatttgttaaaaacaattatttaatgtttaagttaatcaaaacgataacaaaaaaatactaaaaattattatttctaaaaatttctctttatttattagttattacctATGTATCATTGTATATGTTACAAATAAATCAGTCGTTAATAAAAAATCGGTAAAAAAAATACCATATATATGGCTAAAGAAGCTAAGTTGTAGTAAGAGAATTTTTGTTTAGTCATATATTAACGACGAACATAAATATGATCGGATGAAATAAAAAGTGCAGCtcttcttaaattttaaatataaaattataaatttaaattattgaaataaaatataaaaaatactaaactaagatttatttaattaacaataaGCTCAATACTCCTtagtaaaaaaaaacatttaattaaaaatgagtCTATTTTAACTATATCTTTAATTATAGTGTTTGTTTTTTAATTTGTCATTTAGTCATAATTTGATTTGATATACATTAATCTGAAAAATAATTCTGAAATGGTGTATCtttattgaaaattgaattttggaataaaaaaaagagagaggaggagagagaagaaaGGGTGTGCATGGACAGCATGTATGTTAGAGAAAGAGGAGTGCATGGACAGCATGTTAGACAAAGAAAAGGGCAAGGAAGGAGAGAGAGTGAAAGGGGCAGTTTGGATTGAGAATTAGTGTGAAAGGCACTTGACTTAGAAAGGAAAACAATAATAAATGTGAGAGTGAGAAAGTGGAATTGAAGGCTAAGGGCTGATGAGCCTCATCATCACCCTCATGATCGTTACGTCGCTTTTCATTCCCTACTCCCAAAGATCTCCCAGAATTCCACGCCCCCCCTCCCctatctctcttctttcttttacaTATGTCCcaacaaaattcttttttaaatatttacaaactctcttttaaaaaagtaaaacaacaaattttaaaatttttttcacataattttttgcaataatattaaaaattagttttttttatataaattgtttatcaaatataaaatgtTTGCTATTCATTTTTCAacctttgaaaaatatttttatggttttaataTTTGAAAGATAATTTTGTTTAGTGCCAAAAAATCTTTCTTAGacatgttttgtaatttttctttgattattctCTCTCTCCACACGAGCAAAGGCATATACAGATTACAACGTAAAGAAAATATGGTACACTCATTCTCTTTGtatatatcttttttctttttgtttggttTTGGTATATGCACGATAGGAAATATATATGCAAACAAAAATAGAGATAAAATAATTGCTAAATATATATGACTCTATTATGTAGTAGCTAGTAAATGTATAATTTGAACTTACTCTAGCATAGTACACAAATGGATACTAACGTGAATTTGATCGATGAAGTTGTTATAAGTACGttattattattctcttttaAAAGTGGTACTAGATTCGAGTTTTAAGAATGAATAACTTTGTCATTggaagttttttatttttgttttgcatGATTTCATTTGATTGgtatagttaatttttaataataaacccTAAATGTTATATTATTAATTCAATCGAGACCAAAAATAGTACACAATTGGACACATAATTTTACATAATTGTATGAGAATCATCTAATGTGAAAACttaggaaataatttttttatacatgaAGAAGGAATGCGcactttattaaataaaaaaattgaaatattttaACTTACATATGGAGTATTACAAAATTGTCATAAGCAAATTTAAAAAAGGATAGTTAATTAGTGTTGGCTTAAGGACCAATTTGGATAAACAGTTTAATTaggttatttttgaaaaaatagcttaaacaataaatagttatattaaaaataatttataaataagttattttgtatttgaatttttagttttaaaaatgtttatttatagaaatgtaataaaaagtagtagtattatgagagaagtaatTTGTTTTAACTTCTATATAAGCTcataaatagcttcttagaaagctgcaatttaattttgaaaattgcaccaaacattaataatactattttttataagtcaaaaactcaaaaaaattatttttaaaacttccCAAACGaagggagtggatcctctccagtaaaaaaaaattggatggtgtGCAGTGTTTAATCTAACCATTCATTActctctcttatttatttctaGTCCCATTTATAGAATCAAAGATGAAAGATCACACTAGattttgttaaatattaaaaaaattgaaaaaaaatccatTTCTCCAAACGGACTCTAAATATATAAGACAAATGTTAGAAGAAAATATTCGTcacctaatattttttatattaaacaagaaaaaaaacagaaatttattgaaaaagaaacaTATTAACTAATTAGTGGGCGTTTATTTCATAGAATTTCAATTTTGTTTATCGGAAACTGTccatgaaaataaattaatatcatGTTTGTCTTTTAAAATCTAATCGTTAGGAATAATTTCTtgcttaaaatataaaattttatttttcattcaaaaagaTGAATATTTAACATTCTCATGTCAAATGAATAAAAAgattattaaaatacaaaattattattatatccctcatcaaatattatatttttttcatggaaatatatataataaaaacaattatatttttattaatctattttatttcttGTCATGGAAATATGTATGATAAAAATATGTACAGTAGATTaagatataaaattattattatatcctTCAATTATGATACAAATTTAAGAATCTACTTTCAgaaatatgtataataaaaatatatattttaacttattcttgataatattaaaaatagaattcTCAACTATTTGtagtattaaatatataaatttttaaaatactcaaatataatattgaccttaacctaataaaaaaatttaattcctcAGTTTTTTCCAATTTAAATTTGTGTTGACCTTAACCTAatcataaaaattagagattCCAAAATTCACTAATAACCATTTTAGTACTACTAATGAAAATGTGTATGCAGGTAACACAGAAATGAGCAtaggaaaaatgaaaaatacattATTGACACACACAAACCCACACAAagctttctctctctaaaacaagACAGGCTAGTCAACCTCACGTCCTCGTCACTTTGTCCCATGTTGAACCAacacctcatctctctctctctctctcttcccacaTGCTTTCAATAGTGAGTGATCAATCTCCATCTCTGAATGTCTGAGgcacaacacacacacacacaaaatacTTCAAAGTTTCAGCTCAAACAACTTCATTTTCAAGAATGGTTTCTTTGCTATACCCCTATAATACCATATATGAACTTTGTCCACTTTTCATTTGAAGTATAGCTAGGACTTACCACAATTTTTTCATGGTCCCTCTTCCCCCCTTTGCATGCTAATACCACCTACCTATTCTcactcactttttcttttctctctctcctcttatttatttattttttatttttatttttataacttcAACGCCATTCTAGTATACTACTGCTACATACTCTATCAGATCAACATTTCAATTCCCATTACCAAGTGACAAGGTATAAGATAGAGACACACAcaagtgaaagaaaaaaaaaacactatttAAAGCACTTAAAGCACTCCTACTTTatatgcataataataataacttaccCTTTTGTTACATAAATATTCCCCTTTCATTAGTACTAATTCCCATTTATATATTATAACCTATAGTAGCTCCATTCATTCTCCTACTTATAAGCATTTTTTCTATccatcatcatatatatatttgcatCACAACTACACAAAAGAATAATAGTGACAAAAAAAACCCtagcttctttctttctttccttctttctttctttcttcattggCCTAATAGCTGCTATTATACACCAAAAATGTGGATGGTGGGTTACAATGAAGGTGGAGGTGGcgatcatcatcaccatcagtTAAACATGGTTGttgatcaccatcatcatcatcaccatcatcatccatTCGGAGCTTCTGGAAGAAAGCTAAGGCCTCTCATGCCAAGACCAATGACTTCTCCTAACAACTCAACAACaacgacaacaacaacaacaaccaataacaacaacaacaacaacccatGCTTAAGCCTTGTTCATCATCAGGGCAACGATTTCTTCTCTCAATATCACAACCATTTATGTAAGAAACTAAAAGTGTTGTTATGTTATATGCTAGAAATGAGACCGGTAATAACCGTATGCTTTGCTTTTTGTAGCGACAGTGGGAGAGCAGAACAAGAGGGAAAAtggtaacaacaacaataatggttcGGCACCGGTTGTGGTGAGTTCCCGGTGGAATCCAACGCCGGAGCAGCTGAGAGCGCTTGAGGAGCTGTACAGAAGAGGGACTCGGACGCCGTCGGCGGAGCAAATCCAACACATAACAGCGCAGCTGAGAAGGTTTGGGAAGATTGAGGGCAAGAATGTCTTTTACTGGTTTCAGAATCATAAGGCTAGGGAGAGGCAAAAGCGTCGCCGCCAGATGGAATCATCTGATACCAATAACAATAATCATCCACTTCAAAACAACAATCACCACCGTGATTTTGATTCTTCTTCTGAAAAGAAAGAACTGGGTATGTAGTActagttttttatttcttttttaattcttcaattgtaataagctttttctttctttgtttcaaaAACAAGTTTTTTTGAGTTAGGAATCTGGAATCATAAGTTTCTTGAGAGAAATGAAAAGTTGTATTCTTTTTCTGTGCAGCAGCAAGTAGGACAATGGTTGAAGTTGAACAGACCAAAAACTGGGCATCCTCTACAAACTGCACTACTCTTGCAGAGGTCTTAacattttccttctctttctctttctctctctctcttttgtcTTTGTCCTTTATTCATCATCAACTAATACTACTAAACCCTTTTGTTCTTTTCAACTTGGGATTCATAACTTAATTGACCAAAAAGTTTTCAATGTTATTAGTATCCCATTAAGCAGTGATTATTAATTATTTGCATATGATTACtagctagagagagagagaaagaaaaaaagaaaagcaaaatagTGGTAGTAATTTGTGTGTAGATAGAAAGAAAGATCATAGATATTAGCTATAGGGAAAGGACCCAACAAAAGCTTTGTTTGTTGGGAAATGAAAAGGGCCTAAAAGCTGCATTCCTTCCTTTCTGTCGGGTCTGCTCTATGTTTATGAAACTTAGTTAATTGGTCTTTTGGGGCTTGTGCATgcatattcatattcatattcatCTCTTTTACCTACCTTCACTCCTCCCTCTCactccattttcttttcttttctttttcaaaattctcttgGGACACCCCCTATACAATATTCTTTAGTACTACTACATGTTTTACAACATTATATTCCCACCCCTTCTTTAATTTGACTTCTCTAGTTACACCAATACACACGCCTATAAcaaacttttattaattttaaatatatatcaatTGTTAGATTTCTTTgttagttatatatatttaatagcaCTAGTCTTCATTTATTCTCTTACCTTGTTAGTTAGTGGTAGAATTCAAGATTGAATTCATTACATCTAATAAATAAAGCcataaataaacaataaatgGCATCGTGTGTTGTACAATATACATGtgtttttaaactaattttaaattttttattctgtactatttattttattgtgtataTAAATAtcatatacataaaataataaatattaaattaaataagaaaacttAGGCTATTACTTTTATATCATCATTTCATATTAGGAGTGGCTAGTTGAAATGTTCCCTCCCCCTACcaaagatgtttttttttcttttaaacatattattattatagtgtCTAAACTGTAAAGATATATAATTATGAATGCGTTGATTTATTTAATGATGGAATGAAAATTACACACAAAACAGGAATCTGTTTCAATGGAAAGAGAGGGAGGAGCAGGAAAAGCAGGAGTGGCAGAGTGTAGAGCAGATGGATGGGTCCAATTCGAAGAAGGGGAATTACAACAAAGAAGGAACTTTATGGAAAGGAATGCCACGTGGCACATGATGATGCATCATCACTCCCCATGTGCTGCTGCTGCACCACCTGCACCTGCACCACCTGTCACACACCTCATAAAtgcccctcctcctcctcctacttcttcttcctctcttcctcttcttcttcctcttcaaccatCAAAgctcattaataataataataataataatctcagcTTCTTTATTTCATCAGAAAACAATTACAACAACACCACTCTTCTCCACTTAACCACCACTCATAGcaatgaagaagatgatgatgttcTTGTTGATAATAGTATTATTAACATTCATCAGAATGAGAATCAAACCCTTCAACTTTTCCCTCTAAGGAGCGGTGACGATCTTCATCATCACATTAACGGCAAAGGGACAGAGATATCAGCATCAAATGATGCCATCACCCCAAACCACCATCACTTCTTTGAGTTCCTTCCTTTGAAGAACAACTAACTAACTATTtcaagatatttttattatattatatttatttgctGTGTTTCCTGTTTAGtttctttctctttattattattgttagtagtagtagtagtagcagTGGTGATGTTAATGTTACAAAAAATTAGTGTTGTAATAGGACAGTGAGTATGAAGGAAAATTTTAAATGTGTTACCTTAAAATGCATTTGGACTATGTTGGTTGAATCAAATTAAAATGACTAgctacctatttttatttattttcacatACTTTGACATTTAAAGTAACTTGAAAAACATAGCTGCATGTGGAATCTGAATAATTGAAGCTAATAAGGTGAGTTTCATTAAGAGTGAGTGTATATTAATAATAAGGGAATTTGATATGAAGGTATATATGATATGAGACATATATATTGTATCTGAAATTAGAACATGGACGTGACAGAATTGCATGATGATGTTGAAGTAACTATTAGTTTGGGTTGgggaatttttttttgttcttttcttaCATACATGGAAACTATATATTTATTCAATACATACAGGTGGTGGTGATGTTTGTATAGTGTAGTTTTTAATTGACAATGAAGAAATCACATCAATGCTAGAAAAAGGGACAGAAACTAGGTGCATTTAAAGTAAAGTTCATGAATTCAATTGAAAGATGCTTTCAATCTCGTTTGAAATGTCAAACCAaagctatatatatgtatatatatctatatacctAGCTTTCAAATGTCAATTAGTTCTAAAACAATTATTTGCATAACGTCACGTATATATGTTGTGTTGTGTAGTTCAAATAAACAATTCTTGTTTCGTAAATAAAATTATTGTTGTTCTTGCTTTACAACAAGTTTGaccaaaaatagataaataaatgataaaatataaagtaaagaaaagaaaaagaatcaatTTCAAAAGGTATCTATCTTGGGTATTTGGTTTTTATGTATGGCATTTGAAAAGTAGAGAAAGTGAAAGTAAACGCAAAACGTTTTCGACCCGAGTACGACGATGACGAAGGATTCAAATTTCACAGTCTTACATACACACATTATTAATAACAATAAGTCAATGAAAGCAAGTTTTGTCTATAATAATTTGGCACACATGTGAGTATTATTTCTGCACATAAGACAATAAGATCTCATAAACAAATGAAAATGTACCACTAAGAGAGAcacaaaattatttaataatcatcataagacaaaaaaaaatatatttaattatgaaaTGCGAGTATGCACCAAAAGTAGATTTGAGTAAACATTTCTCGGTTTTCCAGATTTCTGTTTAGATAATATATACTCCTATATTCGCACAGAAAAATATGCATAATCGATAAATCCCCATACTTCTACAGTTGTGCATACCTCATATATGCCATTTGCAATGTGACATTTTATTTTCTCTAGataatgaaaatagaaaaaaaaaattggtttgtgtatttgttttgttgttgtttttttaatttttaaaattttatgacaataagatataaaaatagaaaataattttttttatataatacgcaaattgataatatatatatatatatgaattaattttaatatattatcaatATTAGTTTTATATATACATCAAAATACATAACGTCGTATTAATAAAAAGAGTAATACtacatgtacactaaaatcaattattaaaatcagtcacggtataaaatacatattggaattggaatacaaatatatattaaaaataaattaaaccatatgTGTATTTATacattagtggctgattttattggttaattttaatatacaaataacttttttataataaaaataattatttttatatttactacgTGAATAATTATCtattaaaatagatatgattacaacggtataaaatattatatatatatatatatatatatatatatatatatatatatatatatatatactttccatattaatatataattcatTGTCTCTAATAAAAGTCCTACCTATTTCAAGCTTGAACTGGTGGCACACTGTGCCTTCGGATTGATATATATTAGCCTATGACTATGAGCTTgcggataaaaaataaaaagaatatctaCCCAAGTACCCAACAAAAAAAATTGgtggtttttaaatttttaacttgaTGGATATATAGGGTTTCCAAGTGCTTCAATTGTGTGGTGCATATTGTATATACCTATATGGTAAAATAAAACTAGTAGCAATTCTtatgaatatataaaaataagatgtATCGATCTGAGCAGAAAAGTGCTGAAAATTCCATGAGCAAGTTGTATGGACAAGGTGTTATTCAGTTTGCCTAGGgtttataataatattccatGCATATACACATGATATGATTATGTTATGATCCCCATTATATATTACATGTTCATTCAAATACCCTAAAGGCTAAGACTAAGACGTGTCACTTAAGAGCCGTCACGGATCACCAGACATCAGGGGCAAAATAACCCTCCAAAATATTCCCGCTACTGCCATTGAATAATTGAAATCTAACCTCTTATATTGTAGGGGACCATATAATAATTTTACtattgcaaataataataatgtatgtccatgcattattattagagaaaataaaaagaatttaattttaatacactatcagtataaaataattttatacatatatttaattatataatgtcatattaataaaaataattattttttatatttattgcataaattatcatttaaaaaaatatatgtaatagCACAAcgatgtaaaatattttataatattagtaCAAggtacattattttttaaaatatacgaCATCTAAATTTTAtctcacattttaaaaaattagtgacatttttatgtttttaattaattaaagatttatttatctttaaattaaaaagccataaatttatttataaattttttattactaatttattattttaatttgagtgTACTACACAGTACGCAGATTTGCCTAGCTAGTTAGTTCCAAAGGTTTACCTAGGTAATTAAGTGATAGGGGGGAAATTAAATGTGAAGATTCTTTCCtaagaataattaatataattgattctaATGTTTAATTGTCTGAAACATTGGAAGATACGTGCCGAAGCAAAATATGTATAATTTTCTAAGGTTCTTTTCCAAAGTAGAGAATGTGGCTAAAGAAGAATATCCGTTTGGTTCTGAACTCCAAATCCAAGACAAAGTAAATTGTTATTGTTAGTGATGAAGACAAGAATTAATATATATAGTATTAATTAATGAGGCTTTCATCAAATCCATATATCAGAAGGACCAATTAATGTGATCAGAAAAAGGGGTTCATTGATCTACACACAAATTTGCAGAAGATAGAAGATGCCTTTTCCCTATATATTATTAACCCCTTTTTTATATACATTTCTCAGCATTGGGTCATTTAATCTCTGACCACAGTGCTTGCTCAGATTTAGCATAATATGGTTCAAATATCTTTATCATTTTGGACCCCTTaaaaatgaatcaaataaaaaatagtctaaCATTTTGACAAGAGAGAAATCAAATGTTGGATTCTAATCTCAACTCTCTCAAACACCAAAAGattgatgaatgaatgactgAGTTTAAATCAACTAGAATGTAACTCACTGTTGGGGCTGTATCTACTAATTGAATTAAGTGATTTctgaaaaaaacaaaattattttgacGAAAATTTTCATGAAATATCGTATGCAAAcagatttatttgtaaaaaaagaaagttcattttgtattttaaaattgagtctaaataataaattta
Coding sequences within it:
- the LOC112803891 gene encoding uncharacterized protein isoform X2 gives rise to the protein MWMVGYNEGGGGDHHHHQLNMVVDHHHHHHHHHPFGASGRKLRPLMPRPMTSPNNSTTTTTTTTTNNNNNNNPCLSLVHHQGNDFFSQYHNHLLGEQNKRENGNNNNNGSAPVVVSSRWNPTPEQLRALEELYRRGTRTPSAEQIQHITAQLRRFGKIEGKNVFYWFQNHKARERQKRRRQMESSDTNNNNHPLQNNNHHRDFDSSSEKKELAASRTMVEVEQTKNWASSTNCTTLAEESVSMEREGGAGKAGVAECRADGWVQFEEGELQQRRNFMERNATWHMMMHHHSPCAAAAPPAPAPPVTHLINAPPPPPTSSSSLPLLLPLQPSKLINNNNNNNLSFFISSENNYNNTTLLHLTTTHSNEEDDDVLVDNSIINIHQNENQTLQLFPLRSGDDLHHHINGKGTEISASNDAITPNHHHFFEFLPLKNN
- the LOC112803891 gene encoding uncharacterized protein isoform X1, which encodes MWMVGYNEGGGGDHHHHQLNMVVDHHHHHHHHHPFGASGRKLRPLMPRPMTSPNNSTTTTTTTTTNNNNNNNPCLSLVHHQGNDFFSQYHNHLSTVGEQNKRENGNNNNNGSAPVVVSSRWNPTPEQLRALEELYRRGTRTPSAEQIQHITAQLRRFGKIEGKNVFYWFQNHKARERQKRRRQMESSDTNNNNHPLQNNNHHRDFDSSSEKKELAASRTMVEVEQTKNWASSTNCTTLAEESVSMEREGGAGKAGVAECRADGWVQFEEGELQQRRNFMERNATWHMMMHHHSPCAAAAPPAPAPPVTHLINAPPPPPTSSSSLPLLLPLQPSKLINNNNNNNLSFFISSENNYNNTTLLHLTTTHSNEEDDDVLVDNSIINIHQNENQTLQLFPLRSGDDLHHHINGKGTEISASNDAITPNHHHFFEFLPLKNN